One genomic window of Corynebacterium pseudotuberculosis includes the following:
- a CDS encoding DoxX family membrane protein, whose product MNDNAKPDRASDLDDEIPTYQAPSTSSQGETPSKTLQDPSKKPVDPAKSLYERAGRAAPQSIQPSERSNTAPVSASVQPSHVENPGEKQEHIDSSSHKESKPDSVSASPRVDAPHAAEKAADDGSATVAQEPLTSEETTVADAKTVVAPEVISQAKVQHPPTDSFKTENEKEQPAPIEDKTTVFSAAPVASDSSAMGSSVPRTPGEEQTTTLERDAQRHSQPLASDAPTSMYREPASSDRAAYRDEDFAPAGQPVASSTVVPPTPVAAPTTTAFAEPQLEQVPPVSPVAPQPDPASAHAVAAAAKRGTIDFGLFVLRIVFGAWLILDAVQVFFAMGNSGGINGLQDQFSSYAYASTLAVAVPAMELAAGVFLVFGLLTPVAAAVATVVTSFLTLHHIASADALNLTDLNDSIWFAFFLTTISLVLQFTGPGLISFDVSRSWAKRPLASSWVFVVLGIAGAVALWWFGAAVNPLV is encoded by the coding sequence ATGAACGACAACGCCAAGCCCGATCGAGCCAGCGATCTTGATGACGAGATCCCAACATATCAAGCCCCCTCTACGTCGTCGCAAGGTGAAACGCCTTCAAAAACTCTTCAGGACCCCTCAAAGAAACCTGTAGATCCGGCCAAGAGCCTTTATGAACGTGCAGGGCGTGCAGCACCCCAGTCGATTCAGCCCTCAGAACGAAGCAATACAGCCCCGGTCTCTGCCAGCGTGCAACCGTCTCACGTAGAGAACCCCGGTGAAAAACAAGAGCATATCGATTCGTCCTCTCACAAGGAATCTAAGCCGGACTCGGTTTCAGCTTCTCCTCGTGTGGATGCTCCTCATGCTGCGGAAAAAGCAGCAGATGATGGATCCGCTACAGTTGCGCAGGAGCCTTTAACCTCGGAAGAAACCACTGTTGCAGATGCTAAGACTGTGGTAGCGCCAGAGGTAATATCTCAGGCAAAGGTACAGCACCCTCCCACGGATTCTTTTAAAACAGAGAATGAGAAGGAGCAACCTGCTCCTATAGAAGATAAGACCACTGTGTTCAGCGCTGCTCCAGTGGCTTCTGATTCCTCTGCTATGGGATCTTCTGTTCCTAGAACTCCGGGAGAAGAACAGACCACAACTCTGGAGCGGGATGCTCAGCGTCATAGTCAACCGCTTGCCTCAGACGCTCCCACGTCCATGTACCGGGAGCCTGCGTCTAGTGACCGCGCGGCCTATAGGGATGAAGATTTCGCCCCCGCCGGGCAGCCTGTTGCCTCATCAACTGTGGTACCTCCAACACCGGTAGCCGCGCCGACTACTACGGCCTTTGCAGAACCACAACTGGAGCAAGTTCCTCCTGTTTCTCCAGTGGCACCGCAGCCTGATCCCGCATCGGCACATGCTGTTGCCGCTGCCGCTAAACGGGGAACAATCGATTTTGGTTTGTTTGTGCTGCGCATAGTCTTTGGTGCCTGGCTGATTTTGGATGCGGTTCAAGTTTTCTTTGCAATGGGGAATTCCGGAGGAATAAATGGTTTGCAAGACCAATTCTCTTCCTACGCCTATGCCAGCACCTTGGCTGTCGCCGTACCGGCTATGGAATTGGCAGCAGGTGTCTTCCTCGTTTTTGGTTTGCTCACTCCAGTTGCTGCTGCTGTAGCTACAGTTGTCACGTCCTTCCTTACCCTGCACCATATCGCGAGCGCCGATGCGTTGAATTTAACTGATCTCAATGACTCCATATGGTTTGCATTTTTCCTCACCACGATCTCGCTGGTGCTGCAGTTTACCGGCCCTGGGCTTATCTCCTTTGACGTAAGCCGGAGCTGGGCTAAGCGGCCACTTGCAAGCTCGTGGGTCTTTGTCGTGCTAGGAATTGCTGGAGCAGTGGCGTTGTGGTGGTTCGGAGCCGCTGTAAACCCATTGGTCTAA
- a CDS encoding HNH endonuclease family protein: MNMKSNNLASSIKRAFIRATILSLAIVTSLGLFSGNLTGAFNQWVSHAEATDSQDVPFPLIDAEPLPAQETPQEGVLPDSVATGDDAATLDSLQIDDALGGKPMYSRDQFGQAWSDDVEVEGGHNGCDTRNDILRRDLTDIVVRNKTKDCIIEKGKLVDPYTGNTVDFVRGGKKANGVDIDHIVPLANAWYAGAYTWDAQKRRNFANDPINLIATSLEANRMKKAKTADQWMLSNEAFTCEYAQRQIRVKSLYSLTVTTREKDALAGALKSCS, encoded by the coding sequence ATGAATATGAAATCCAATAACCTAGCTAGTTCGATAAAACGAGCGTTTATTCGTGCAACAATCCTCTCCCTCGCGATCGTAACCAGCCTGGGGCTTTTCTCCGGAAATCTAACGGGTGCCTTCAATCAGTGGGTATCCCATGCTGAAGCCACAGACTCGCAGGACGTCCCCTTCCCGCTTATCGATGCGGAACCGCTTCCGGCTCAAGAAACTCCTCAAGAAGGTGTTCTCCCTGACTCTGTTGCCACAGGCGATGATGCAGCTACGCTGGATTCTCTCCAGATCGACGATGCTCTCGGTGGCAAGCCAATGTACAGCCGGGACCAATTTGGTCAAGCATGGAGCGATGACGTGGAAGTAGAGGGCGGACACAACGGATGTGACACTCGGAATGACATCCTGCGCCGAGACCTCACCGACATAGTTGTTCGAAATAAAACCAAAGACTGCATCATTGAAAAAGGAAAGCTCGTAGATCCATACACCGGAAATACCGTTGACTTTGTCCGCGGCGGGAAGAAAGCAAACGGCGTAGACATCGATCATATCGTTCCGCTGGCCAACGCTTGGTATGCCGGGGCATATACATGGGATGCACAAAAGCGACGCAACTTTGCCAATGATCCGATCAACTTGATAGCCACATCGCTAGAGGCAAACCGCATGAAGAAAGCAAAAACTGCAGACCAATGGATGCTTTCAAATGAAGCATTCACATGTGAATACGCTCAACGCCAGATCCGAGTAAAGTCCCTATATTCTCTTACCGTAACAACCCGAGAAAAGGATGCTCTAGCGGGAGCATTGAAATCCTGTTCCTAG
- a CDS encoding LysR family transcriptional regulator ArgP, translated as MNPLHLQTLSAIIDEESFEDAASILGVSPSAVSQRIKALEKEIGRVVVRRTSPPTPTDAGEILLQTARRMELLQAEANAQLHERIDRVPLTVAINADSLSEWFKPVLADVARWDSATLHVRVEDEAYSLALLKRGDVLGAVTGEAKAASGCESIALGAFHYVSVANPWLLDRYTSRDGTVDWSTMPVLRFGPRDALQDKDLERRLGQVPRRRRVSEIPSAEAFFEAARVGLGWALLPESQAAPLLESGEVVMLDSTVFEVPLYWQRWRLESPSLDRLTESVIVAASKVLRPVSGTA; from the coding sequence ATGAACCCACTTCACCTGCAAACATTATCCGCGATTATAGATGAGGAAAGTTTTGAAGACGCAGCCTCTATCTTGGGGGTATCGCCGTCCGCGGTGAGTCAGAGAATTAAAGCTTTAGAAAAGGAGATCGGCAGGGTAGTCGTCCGTAGGACATCGCCTCCTACTCCCACCGATGCTGGCGAGATTCTGCTTCAGACGGCACGAAGGATGGAACTGCTGCAGGCGGAGGCAAATGCGCAACTACACGAGCGTATTGATCGCGTCCCTCTGACTGTGGCAATCAATGCAGATTCGCTCTCTGAGTGGTTTAAGCCGGTGCTTGCCGACGTCGCACGTTGGGACTCGGCTACCTTGCACGTCCGTGTGGAGGATGAGGCTTATTCGCTCGCCCTTCTCAAGCGCGGAGACGTGCTCGGCGCGGTCACTGGTGAAGCCAAGGCTGCGTCAGGCTGTGAATCTATTGCACTGGGGGCATTTCATTATGTATCCGTGGCAAACCCTTGGCTTTTGGATCGTTACACAAGCCGGGATGGAACTGTGGATTGGAGCACTATGCCGGTGTTGCGTTTTGGCCCACGTGATGCGTTGCAGGACAAGGATCTTGAGCGCAGGCTCGGTCAGGTTCCGCGCCGCCGTCGGGTTTCTGAAATACCTTCAGCGGAAGCTTTCTTTGAAGCCGCTAGGGTAGGGCTGGGGTGGGCGTTGCTGCCGGAATCACAAGCTGCGCCTTTATTGGAAAGTGGTGAAGTGGTCATGCTGGATTCCACAGTTTTCGAGGTGCCTCTTTACTGGCAGAGATGGCGGCTAGAGTCGCCTTCCCTTGACCGACTTACGGAGTCGGTCATTGTGGCAGCCTCGAAAGTGTTGCGCCCCGTGAGTGGTACAGCGTAG
- a CDS encoding LysE/ArgO family amino acid transporter: MSIAIAGFLMGLSLIVAIGPQNALIIRQGVKREGVLAVLLVCIISDIILIFGGTAGVGALVERAPIALVVMKWLGAAYLLYFGISCWRDALKRRGDALTVEETEPEYAESIEIRSQQHSNSSLITAPKTRLGKPSQRSSVEKNSCPHRPWVKPVLAALAFTWLNPAAYIDVLVMLGGIANQHGETGRWVFASGALAASFVWFPFIGFTSLRFAHVLARPTVWRYINIAIGVIMFIMCARLLMH, from the coding sequence ATGAGTATTGCAATCGCTGGATTCCTGATGGGCTTGTCCCTTATTGTTGCCATCGGCCCGCAAAATGCTCTCATTATTAGACAGGGCGTCAAACGTGAGGGCGTCCTAGCCGTGCTCCTGGTCTGCATCATTTCCGACATCATCTTGATCTTTGGCGGAACAGCAGGAGTTGGTGCATTAGTGGAACGTGCTCCTATCGCACTTGTAGTGATGAAATGGCTCGGCGCTGCTTATCTCCTATACTTCGGTATTAGCTGTTGGCGCGACGCCCTTAAACGCCGTGGCGACGCGCTCACTGTAGAAGAAACAGAGCCAGAGTACGCCGAAAGCATCGAAATACGTTCCCAACAGCACAGCAACTCTAGCCTGATCACTGCTCCCAAAACACGCCTAGGAAAGCCTTCACAGCGTTCCTCTGTTGAAAAAAACTCATGCCCCCACCGCCCATGGGTTAAACCTGTCTTGGCTGCGCTTGCCTTTACCTGGCTTAACCCCGCCGCATACATCGACGTCTTAGTGATGCTTGGCGGCATTGCCAACCAGCATGGAGAGACTGGACGCTGGGTCTTTGCTTCCGGTGCTCTCGCAGCAAGCTTTGTGTGGTTCCCATTCATTGGCTTCACATCACTCCGCTTTGCTCATGTGCTTGCGCGGCCAACAGTTTGGCGTTATATCAACATCGCCATTGGTGTCATTATGTTCATCATGTGCGCCCGTTTGCTGATGCATTAA
- a CDS encoding aldo/keto reductase, with protein sequence MTYSRETEPVYVPAADRYEDMEYRIVGQSGLRLPAISLGFWHNFGDDKPLATQREIIHRAFDRGITHFDLANNYGPPAGSAEKNFGRIFSEDLKAHRDEIVISSKAGWNMGAGPYSFGGSRKYLMDSLDASLSRLGLEHVDIFYHHRPDPDTPLEETVYALRDIVASGKARYVGISSYSAGLTNEAAAMMSEEGCPLLIHQPSYSIMNRWVEEPGEDGDSLLESAADSGLGVIAFSPLAQGLLTDRYLDGIPENSRAAAGKSLGTDMLSASNLEMVSKLNEVAKRRGQTLAQMAIAWVLREQGDYGVETVTSALIGASSVEQLDQNIDALNNLSFTTEELNEIDTIANDGGINIWAGATKSKTHGTGAEA encoded by the coding sequence ATGACATATTCAAGAGAAACAGAACCTGTATATGTTCCTGCCGCAGACCGGTATGAAGATATGGAATACCGCATTGTTGGGCAATCAGGTCTTAGGCTTCCTGCTATCAGCCTAGGTTTTTGGCATAATTTTGGAGACGATAAACCTCTGGCAACACAGCGCGAAATTATCCACCGTGCGTTTGATCGAGGAATTACGCATTTTGATTTGGCCAACAATTATGGGCCTCCTGCAGGATCTGCGGAGAAAAATTTTGGTCGGATTTTTTCGGAGGATCTCAAGGCGCACCGCGATGAGATAGTGATTTCAAGCAAAGCCGGTTGGAACATGGGCGCAGGCCCTTATAGCTTTGGGGGTTCCCGAAAATATCTGATGGATTCCTTGGATGCTTCTTTATCTAGGCTAGGCCTAGAGCATGTGGATATTTTCTATCACCACCGCCCGGATCCAGATACTCCGCTGGAAGAAACCGTATATGCATTGCGCGATATCGTGGCTTCCGGCAAGGCTCGATACGTGGGGATTTCTTCTTATAGCGCAGGACTAACAAACGAGGCAGCGGCGATGATGTCGGAAGAAGGCTGCCCGTTGCTCATCCATCAGCCGAGCTATTCCATCATGAATCGCTGGGTGGAGGAACCTGGTGAAGATGGCGACTCTTTGTTGGAATCGGCTGCTGACTCTGGCCTTGGAGTTATCGCTTTTTCTCCGCTAGCCCAAGGATTACTTACTGACCGTTACCTGGATGGAATTCCGGAAAACTCACGTGCTGCTGCTGGAAAGTCCTTGGGGACGGACATGCTTTCCGCTAGCAATCTAGAGATGGTTTCCAAACTCAACGAGGTAGCAAAGAGGCGCGGCCAGACTCTTGCACAGATGGCGATCGCATGGGTCTTAAGAGAGCAAGGAGACTATGGGGTAGAGACCGTTACGAGCGCGCTGATTGGGGCCTCTTCCGTTGAACAGCTAGACCAGAACATCGATGCGCTCAATAACCTGAGCTTTACCACTGAAGAACTCAATGAGATTGACACGATTGCTAATGACGGGGGAATCAATATCTGGGCTGGAGCAACAAAATCGAAGACTCATGGGACGGGAGCTGAGGCCTAG
- the gatB gene encoding Asp-tRNA(Asn)/Glu-tRNA(Gln) amidotransferase subunit GatB — protein sequence MTAAMYDLMDFDEVLEKFDPVMGLEVHVELATETKMFSAPSAHFGAEPNVNVDPVSLGLPGALPVVNAKGVEWAIKIGLALNCQIAESSRFARKNYFYPDQPKNYQISQYDEPIAYDGYLDVVLDDGTPWRVEIERAHMEEDTGKLTHLGGADGRIHGATASLVDCNRAGIPLIEIVTKPIEGAGERAPEVARAYVGALRDLVKALGVSDARMDQGSMRCDANVSLRPVGTVEFGTRTETKNINSLKSVEQAVRFEMQRQAQVLEDGGTIDQETRHYQETDGTTSKGRPKETAEDYRYFNDPDLPPVIAPREWVEEIRSTLPELPWVRRARIQQEWNLKDEEMRDLVNAGALDLIVETVEAGATPSEARSWWVAYLSQKANEQGVDLDALLISAAQVARVAALVKEGKLTNKLARQTVDGVLAGEGDVDEVVASRGLEVVRDDGAIEKAVEEALAANPDIVEKYRAGNTKVTGAIVGAVMKATRGKADPAQVNKLIAEKLA from the coding sequence ATGACCGCTGCAATGTATGACCTGATGGACTTTGATGAGGTCCTGGAGAAATTCGACCCTGTCATGGGCCTTGAAGTTCACGTGGAGTTGGCCACCGAGACTAAAATGTTTTCCGCTCCATCGGCGCATTTTGGTGCCGAGCCTAACGTGAACGTTGACCCGGTTTCTTTGGGGCTACCAGGGGCGCTGCCTGTGGTTAATGCTAAGGGCGTCGAATGGGCTATCAAGATCGGTCTTGCGCTGAACTGCCAAATTGCAGAGTCTTCACGATTTGCTCGTAAGAACTACTTCTATCCAGATCAGCCAAAGAACTACCAGATTTCGCAATACGATGAGCCCATTGCTTATGACGGCTACCTGGATGTTGTTCTGGACGATGGAACTCCGTGGCGTGTGGAGATTGAACGTGCGCACATGGAAGAAGACACGGGAAAGCTTACCCACCTGGGTGGAGCCGATGGGCGTATTCACGGAGCCACGGCTTCGCTCGTCGACTGTAACCGTGCAGGTATCCCGCTCATCGAGATCGTTACCAAGCCTATCGAAGGCGCAGGGGAACGAGCTCCAGAGGTGGCGCGTGCTTATGTGGGGGCGCTTCGGGATCTGGTTAAAGCTTTGGGCGTTTCTGATGCCCGTATGGATCAGGGGTCGATGCGATGCGATGCTAACGTGTCGCTGCGCCCCGTTGGGACCGTTGAATTTGGTACGCGCACTGAGACCAAGAACATTAATTCCTTGAAGTCTGTAGAGCAGGCAGTGCGTTTTGAGATGCAGCGCCAAGCTCAGGTATTAGAAGACGGCGGGACGATTGATCAGGAGACTCGTCACTACCAAGAAACCGATGGAACAACTTCCAAGGGACGTCCTAAAGAAACTGCTGAAGATTATCGCTACTTCAACGATCCAGACCTCCCGCCGGTTATTGCGCCGCGCGAATGGGTAGAAGAAATCCGTTCGACGCTGCCTGAGCTCCCCTGGGTGCGTCGTGCGCGCATTCAACAGGAGTGGAACCTTAAAGATGAGGAAATGCGCGACCTTGTAAACGCAGGTGCGTTGGATCTGATCGTAGAGACTGTAGAAGCAGGTGCCACTCCATCAGAAGCGCGTTCCTGGTGGGTTGCTTATTTGTCGCAAAAAGCAAATGAGCAGGGGGTAGACCTTGATGCTTTGCTGATCAGCGCTGCTCAAGTTGCTCGCGTAGCCGCTTTGGTTAAAGAAGGGAAGCTAACCAATAAATTGGCGCGTCAGACTGTCGACGGCGTTCTCGCTGGCGAAGGCGACGTTGATGAGGTAGTCGCCTCCCGGGGCCTGGAAGTTGTACGTGATGATGGTGCGATTGAAAAGGCCGTGGAAGAGGCACTGGCCGCTAACCCCGATATCGTAGAAAAATATCGAGCAGGAAACACTAAGGTCACAGGTGCAATTGTCGGAGCCGTTATGAAGGCCACCCGGGGTAAGGCCGACCCGGCTCAAGTGAACAAGCTCATAGCAGAGAAGCTCGCATAA